A part of Parafrankia discariae genomic DNA contains:
- a CDS encoding winged helix-turn-helix transcriptional regulator encodes MSQRHTDVTVERPPAVQPSPAEVCGELAPAMVEACPIMEVLDQVSGKWSIGILVAAAQGPVRFTELERTVNGISRRMLTLTLRRLERDGLLVRKVYPTVPPKVEYTATGAARELFGPLTALTEWAERHRTTIARARRAYDLENAERNSTAS; translated from the coding sequence ATGTCCCAGCGGCACACGGATGTGACCGTGGAGCGGCCACCGGCGGTGCAGCCGTCGCCCGCCGAGGTCTGTGGCGAGCTCGCCCCGGCGATGGTGGAGGCCTGCCCGATCATGGAGGTCCTCGACCAGGTCAGCGGCAAGTGGAGCATCGGCATCCTGGTCGCGGCCGCCCAGGGGCCGGTTCGCTTCACCGAGCTGGAACGCACCGTCAACGGCATCAGCCGGCGGATGCTGACCCTCACCCTGCGCCGGCTCGAACGCGACGGCCTGCTCGTCCGCAAGGTCTACCCGACCGTCCCGCCGAAGGTGGAGTACACGGCGACGGGCGCCGCCCGCGAGCTGTTCGGCCCGCTGACCGCCCTCACCGAGTGGGCCGAACGACACCGGACGACCATCGCCCGGGCCCGCCGCGCCTACGACCTGGAGAACGCCGAGAGGAATTCCACGGCGAGCTGA